The Deinococcus sp. Leaf326 DNA window TGAGATTGCCCGCGTCGAAGCTGGCCTTGCCGATGGGCGCGTGGACGACGCCGGTCTTGTCGTTACGGAACTCGATGCGGCCAGCCTTGAGGCCGCGCACCATGCCCGTCACGTCGGGACCGACAGTCCCGCTGCGGGGGTTGGGAAGCAGACCGCGCGGCCCGAGCAGACGCGCGAGCTTCTGGCCGACCTGCGCCATCACGTCGGGCGTCGCCACCACGGCGTCGAACTCCATGAAGCCGCCGGCGATGCGGTCGATCAGCTCGTCGCCGCCGACGATGTCCGCGCCCGCCGCTTCCGCAGCCTGCACGTTGTCGCCCTTGGTGATCACGGCGACGCGCACGGTGCGGCCGGTGCCGTGAGGCAGAGCCACGGTGCCGCGCACCGTCTGGTCACTCTTGCGGGGGTCGATGCCGAGGCGGAAGTGCACTTCCACGGTCTCGTCGAACTTGGCGGTGGCCAGTTCGCGCACCAGGGCGGCGGCTTCGTCAATGCTGTACTGCTTGTCGCGGTTGACCTTTTCGATCAGGGCGCGGTAACGCTTGCCGTGCTTAGGCATGGGGATTCCCCTCGATGGTCACGCCCATGCTGCGGGCGGTGCCGGCGACCGTCTGTGCGGCGGCTTCGACGCTGCCCGCGTTCAGGTCGGGCATCTTGGTCTTGGCGATTTCCAGAACCTGGTCCCAGTCGAGCTTGCCGACCTTGGCCTTGTTGGGGGTCGGGCTGCCCTTCTGCAGGCCGGCGGCCTTACGGATCAGGTAGCTCATGGGAGGGGTCTTGGTGATGAACGTGAAGCTGCGATCGGCGTAGATGGTGATCTCGACGGGGATGATCGCGTCACCCTTGTCGGCCGTCTGCGCATTGAACGCCTTCGTGAACTCCATGATGTTGGCGCCGTACTGACCCAGCGCGGGGCCGACGGGCGGCGCCGGCGTGGCCTTGCCCGCCGGGAGTTGGAGCTTGACCAGCCCTGTAATCTTCTTCATGCCTGTTCCTCCTTAGCTCCCCCGCTGCCTGCGCTGCGCAGGGGCCGCGCGGCGTGGGGTGCTGACGCTAAGTTCCGTGCTCCACAAAAGAGCACAGCAACTTTTCGATTTTACAATGCCTGGGCCTGTCTGCCTAGTGGGCAGACGGACTCAGCGCGCGACCTGCGCGAAGTCCAGTTCGACCGGCGTCTCGCGGCCGAAGATGCTGACAAGCACCTTGACCTTCGACTGCGACATGTTGACCTCGCTGACCACGCCGCTGAAGTCGGCGAACGGCCCGCTGGTCACGCGGACCATATCGCCTGCCTTGAAGTTGATCTTCACGCGCGGCGCTTCCTCGACCTGCGGCTGCGCCGCCACGCCGACTGAGGCCAGCAGACGCTGCACTTCGTCCTGTGAAAGCGGGACGGGGCGCGTCGCCGTACCCACGAAGCCCGTCACGCCGCCGGTGCCGCGCACGACTTCCCAGGACTCGCCGAGTTCGCCCGGCGCGTCGTCGTCCTCGATGTCCATCTGCACGAAGACGTAACCGGGAAACAGCTTGCGCTTGACGGTGACCTTCTTGCCGCCTTCCTGAATCTCGACGGCGTCCTCGGTCGGCTGAAGCACCTGGAAGATCTTGGTGTAGAACATGCCGAGCTTTCTGGCCCGGTCCATCAGTTGTTCCTGTACGCGGTCTTCCTGACCCACGTACGTATGAACGGCGTACCACTCGATGCTCATGCCTGACTCCTCATCCGCTGGTCCGGCAACGGCTTATCGCAGGCCCAGTGCGGCGTTGATCCCGCTGGTGAACAGCAGGTCCATCACCCAGACGATCACGGTGAGGGCCACCACAAAGATCAGCACGGCCTGGGTGCCTTCGAGCACCTGCTGGCGGCTGGGCCATGAGAC harbors:
- the rplK gene encoding 50S ribosomal protein L11, with product MKKITGLVKLQLPAGKATPAPPVGPALGQYGANIMEFTKAFNAQTADKGDAIIPVEITIYADRSFTFITKTPPMSYLIRKAAGLQKGSPTPNKAKVGKLDWDQVLEIAKTKMPDLNAGSVEAAAQTVAGTARSMGVTIEGNPHA
- the secE gene encoding preprotein translocase subunit SecE, encoding MNIAQYFKDARAELGKVSWPSRQQVLEGTQAVLIFVVALTVIVWVMDLLFTSGINAALGLR
- the nusG gene encoding transcription termination/antitermination protein NusG, translated to MSIEWYAVHTYVGQEDRVQEQLMDRARKLGMFYTKIFQVLQPTEDAVEIQEGGKKVTVKRKLFPGYVFVQMDIEDDDAPGELGESWEVVRGTGGVTGFVGTATRPVPLSQDEVQRLLASVGVAAQPQVEEAPRVKINFKAGDMVRVTSGPFADFSGVVSEVNMSQSKVKVLVSIFGRETPVELDFAQVAR
- the rplA gene encoding 50S ribosomal protein L1 — encoded protein: MPKHGKRYRALIEKVNRDKQYSIDEAAALVRELATAKFDETVEVHFRLGIDPRKSDQTVRGTVALPHGTGRTVRVAVITKGDNVQAAEAAGADIVGGDELIDRIAGGFMEFDAVVATPDVMAQVGQKLARLLGPRGLLPNPRSGTVGPDVTGMVRGLKAGRIEFRNDKTGVVHAPIGKASFDAGNLTANYAALISALEAAKPGSAKGVFLRSAYLTTTMGPSIPLTLGAQALA